From the genome of Streptacidiphilus rugosus AM-16, one region includes:
- a CDS encoding family 2B encapsulin nanocompartment shell protein, whose translation MTVDAGIDASSNSSAQPQSPSALGTAAAKNLATTTKTPPQMQGITSRWLLRMLPWVQVSGGTYRVNRRLSYATGRGRLGFAQTGAETRIVPPTLTELPLLRGFGDAALLTELASRFTQREFAPGEVIAEYGEVVDQVLVIAHGKVHKVGTGKFGDTHAVLGVLANGDHFGDESLTGDNALWEYTAKAATAGTLLTLPREAFADLLRRSPELRAQFDAYVAAGEAAQDSHGQAAIDVASGHEGEPELPGTFVDYELAPREYELSVAQTVLQVHSRVADLYNQPMNQIEQQLKLTVEALRERQEYEMINNREFGLLHNADHDQRIHTHGGPPTPDDLDELLARRRGNKFFLAHPRAIAAFGRECNKRGLYPDSVEIGGHRIPSWRGVPMFPCNKIPVNGGHTSSILVMRTGENEQGVVGLHQTGLPDEYEPGLSVRFMGINEKAVIQYLVSAYYSCAVLIPDALGVLENVEVARPRD comes from the coding sequence ATGACCGTCGACGCGGGAATTGACGCTTCGTCGAACTCCTCGGCGCAGCCGCAGTCGCCGTCCGCGCTCGGTACCGCCGCCGCGAAGAACCTGGCCACCACCACCAAGACGCCGCCGCAGATGCAGGGCATCACCAGCCGGTGGCTGCTCCGGATGCTGCCGTGGGTGCAGGTGTCCGGTGGTACCTACCGGGTGAACCGGCGGCTCAGTTACGCCACGGGCCGGGGTCGGCTCGGGTTCGCGCAGACCGGGGCGGAGACCCGGATCGTGCCGCCCACGCTGACGGAGTTGCCGTTGCTGCGGGGCTTCGGCGACGCCGCCCTGCTGACCGAGCTCGCCTCCCGCTTCACCCAGCGGGAGTTCGCGCCGGGGGAGGTGATCGCCGAGTACGGGGAGGTCGTCGACCAGGTGCTGGTGATCGCCCACGGCAAGGTGCACAAGGTGGGCACCGGAAAGTTCGGTGACACCCACGCCGTGCTCGGCGTGCTCGCCAACGGCGACCACTTCGGTGACGAGTCGCTGACCGGCGACAACGCGCTGTGGGAGTACACCGCCAAGGCCGCCACCGCGGGAACCCTGCTCACCCTGCCGCGGGAGGCCTTCGCGGACCTGCTGCGGCGCTCACCCGAGCTCCGTGCGCAGTTCGACGCCTACGTCGCCGCCGGCGAGGCCGCGCAGGACTCGCACGGGCAGGCGGCCATCGACGTGGCCTCGGGCCACGAGGGGGAGCCGGAGCTGCCCGGCACCTTCGTCGACTACGAACTCGCGCCGCGCGAGTACGAGCTGAGCGTCGCGCAGACCGTGCTGCAGGTGCACAGCAGGGTCGCCGACCTCTACAACCAGCCGATGAACCAGATCGAGCAGCAGCTCAAGTTGACCGTCGAGGCCCTGCGCGAACGCCAGGAGTACGAGATGATCAACAACCGCGAGTTCGGCCTGCTCCACAACGCCGACCACGACCAGCGCATCCACACCCACGGCGGCCCGCCCACCCCCGACGACCTGGACGAACTGCTCGCCCGGCGGCGCGGCAACAAGTTCTTCCTCGCGCACCCGCGCGCCATCGCCGCGTTCGGGCGCGAGTGCAACAAGCGGGGGCTCTACCCGGACTCGGTCGAGATCGGCGGCCACCGGATCCCCTCCTGGCGCGGGGTGCCCATGTTCCCGTGCAACAAGATCCCGGTGAACGGCGGCCACACCAGCTCGATCCTGGTGATGCGCACCGGCGAGAACGAGCAGGGCGTCGTCGGCCTGCACCAGACCGGGCTGCCCGACGAGTACGAGCCCGGCCTCTCGGTGAGGTTCATGGGCATCAACGAGAAGGCCGTGATCCAGTACCTGGTCAGCGCCTACTACTCCTGCGCCGTGCTGATCCCCGACGCGCTCGGGGTGCTGGAGAACGTCGAGGTCGCGCGGCCGAGGGACTGA
- the kynU gene encoding kynureninase: protein MTASAAAPTREEALALDAADPLRSFRERFTLPKDVLYLDGNSLGALPAHTPERLRRMVEEEWGNGLIRSWNEAGWYDLPRGLGDRIAPLVGSAPGQVVVCDSTSVNLFKVLTAALRLRPGRTTLVSELGSFPTDLYLTEGVAPARRLLLGRDGDTLDELLDADTAVVLLSHVDYRTGRLQDMAAVTEKVHAAGALMVWDLCHSVGALPVELDACGADFAVGCGYKYLNGGPGAPAFLYAAARHHDAARQPLTGWFGHAEPFAMSPEYTPAAGIGRFLTGTPPLLSFAGLDAALDVWADVDMALVRAKSLSLTSFFLRATDALGLPTVTPRAESERGSQVSLRHESAYAVVQALIARGVIGDFREPDIMRFGFTPLYVSHADVLDAADTLRDVLASGSYLDPRFSTRSAVT, encoded by the coding sequence GTGACCGCGTCGGCCGCCGCGCCGACGCGCGAGGAGGCGCTGGCCCTCGACGCCGCGGACCCGCTGCGCAGCTTCCGCGAGCGGTTCACCCTGCCGAAGGACGTCCTCTACCTCGACGGCAACTCGCTGGGCGCGCTGCCGGCGCACACGCCGGAACGGCTGCGGCGGATGGTCGAGGAGGAGTGGGGCAACGGGCTGATCCGCAGCTGGAACGAGGCCGGCTGGTACGACCTGCCGCGCGGCCTCGGCGACCGGATCGCCCCGCTGGTCGGCTCCGCGCCGGGCCAGGTCGTGGTCTGCGACTCGACCTCGGTGAACCTCTTCAAGGTGCTGACGGCCGCGCTGCGGCTGCGGCCCGGGCGGACGACGCTGGTCAGCGAGCTGGGCAGCTTCCCCACCGACCTCTACCTGACCGAGGGCGTCGCCCCGGCCCGCCGCCTGCTGCTCGGCCGCGACGGCGACACCCTGGACGAGCTGCTCGACGCGGACACCGCCGTCGTCCTGCTCTCCCATGTCGACTACCGCACCGGCCGCCTGCAGGACATGGCGGCGGTCACCGAGAAGGTGCACGCCGCGGGCGCGCTGATGGTCTGGGACCTGTGCCACTCCGTCGGCGCGCTCCCGGTCGAACTGGACGCCTGCGGCGCGGACTTCGCGGTCGGCTGCGGCTACAAGTACCTCAACGGCGGCCCCGGCGCCCCGGCGTTCCTCTACGCCGCCGCCCGCCACCACGACGCCGCGCGGCAGCCGCTGACCGGGTGGTTCGGGCACGCCGAGCCGTTCGCCATGTCCCCGGAGTACACGCCTGCGGCGGGCATCGGCCGTTTCCTGACGGGCACCCCGCCACTGCTGAGCTTCGCCGGCCTGGACGCGGCGCTGGACGTCTGGGCGGACGTCGACATGGCGCTGGTCCGCGCGAAGAGTCTCAGCCTGACCTCGTTCTTCCTGCGGGCGACGGACGCGCTGGGTCTGCCGACGGTGACCCCGAGGGCGGAGTCCGAGCGCGGCAGCCAGGTGTCCCTCCGGCACGAGTCCGCCTACGCGGTGGTCCAGGCCCTGATCGCGCGCGGCGTGATCGGCGACTTCCGCGAGCCGGACATCATGCGGTTCGGCTTCACCCCTCTCTACGTCAGCCACGCCGACGTCCTGGACGCCGCCGACACCCTCCGCGACGTCCTCGCCTCCGGCTCCTACCTCGACCCCCGCTTCTCGACCCGCTCGGCCGTCACCTGA
- a CDS encoding alpha/beta hydrolase family protein produces MDEDELSKVRLTADRTHAYGAHQDQVVDFLLPSGEGPGGGGKTMVVLLHGGYWRPRWDRHHTAPLARALANEGYLVAVPEYRRTNGWPEIFDDVAVCVEALSMMAAAEGLRPRRTVLMGHSAGGHLALWAAGRHRLPAGSPWRSDTRPDAVVSLAGCASLRLTDEWQLGDGAARAMMGGSVDTLRDRYADCDPAALLPLGVPVTLIHGRDDDTVPPSMSREYARMARDKGDAVTVVDLPDMEHYGLIDPTSTAFPHLRTALEG; encoded by the coding sequence ATGGACGAGGACGAACTGAGCAAGGTCCGGCTGACGGCGGACCGCACGCACGCCTACGGCGCGCACCAGGACCAGGTCGTGGACTTCCTGCTGCCGAGCGGGGAGGGCCCGGGCGGGGGTGGCAAGACGATGGTCGTGCTGCTGCACGGCGGCTACTGGCGTCCGCGCTGGGATCGCCACCACACCGCGCCGCTGGCGCGGGCCCTGGCGAACGAGGGCTACCTGGTCGCGGTGCCGGAGTACCGCCGGACGAACGGCTGGCCGGAGATCTTCGACGACGTGGCGGTCTGCGTCGAGGCGCTGTCGATGATGGCGGCGGCGGAGGGGCTGCGCCCGCGCCGCACGGTCCTGATGGGCCATTCGGCCGGTGGCCACCTCGCGCTCTGGGCAGCTGGTCGGCACCGTCTGCCGGCGGGCTCGCCGTGGCGCTCGGACACCCGCCCGGACGCGGTGGTCTCCCTGGCGGGCTGTGCGTCGCTCCGCCTGACGGACGAGTGGCAACTGGGCGACGGCGCGGCTCGCGCGATGATGGGCGGCTCCGTGGACACCCTCAGGGACCGCTACGCCGACTGCGACCCGGCCGCGCTGCTGCCGTTGGGCGTCCCGGTGACGCTGATCCACGGCCGCGACGACGACACGGTCCCGCCGTCGATGTCCCGCGAGTACGCGCGCATGGCGCGCGACAAGGGGGACGCGGTGACGGTGGTGGACCTCCCCGACATGGAGCACTACGGCCTCATCGACCCCACCTCCACCGCCTTCCCCCACCTCCGCACGGCCCTCGAGGGCTGA
- a CDS encoding DinB family protein, protein MPTVVNAETDERDALLQFIEAQRAAVRRAVGGLTREQLVARPTGSELTLGGLPKHLAFVESNWTRVVLAGREPLATADESNWADTFRLLDGEEIEDVLKHWDEVAAETAEIVAGLADLSDTVPLPDRPWNPKGARRSGRWILLHLVEEIGRHAGHADFLREATDGATAFSLLNPAQLRPND, encoded by the coding sequence ATGCCGACCGTCGTCAACGCCGAGACCGACGAGCGCGACGCGCTGCTCCAGTTCATCGAGGCCCAGCGGGCCGCCGTGCGGCGCGCGGTGGGCGGGCTGACCAGGGAGCAGCTGGTCGCGCGGCCCACCGGCAGCGAGCTGACGCTGGGCGGTCTGCCCAAGCACCTGGCCTTCGTCGAGAGCAACTGGACCAGGGTCGTCCTGGCCGGACGCGAGCCCCTGGCCACGGCCGACGAGAGCAACTGGGCCGACACCTTCCGGCTGCTGGACGGCGAGGAGATCGAGGACGTCCTGAAGCACTGGGACGAGGTCGCCGCCGAGACCGCCGAGATCGTCGCCGGCCTCGCGGACCTCAGTGACACCGTGCCGCTGCCCGACCGTCCCTGGAACCCCAAGGGCGCCCGCCGCTCCGGCCGCTGGATCCTGCTGCACCTGGTCGAGGAGATCGGCCGGCACGCCGGCCACGCCGACTTCCTGCGCGAGGCCACCGACGGGGCCACCGCGTTCTCGCTGCTCAACCCGGCCCAGCTGCGTCCCAACGACTGA
- a CDS encoding recombinase family protein: protein MDTSSVEGRAMFGMLSVLAELQRELIVANTMDGLASAPVGGRRPA, encoded by the coding sequence ATCGACACCTCCAGCGTCGAGGGCCGCGCGATGTTCGGCATGCTGTCGGTGCTCGCCGAGCTCCAGCGCGAGCTGATCGTCGCCAACACCATGGACGGCCTCGCCTCCGCCCCCGTCGGCGGCCGGCGCCCCGCCTGA
- a CDS encoding EamA family transporter: MHSPASASARSHRSLGLSLALVSAFAFGGSGVAAKPLIEAGLSPLQVVWVRMAGSALLLLPVVVRHRDLPRRKPWLLLGFGLLGVTLVQVSYFFAISRVPVAIAMLLEYLGPTLLLGYVRFVQRRPVTRAAALGALTATVGLALVVQVWTGLGGLDPLGVVFGLCAACSQVGYFVISEKAGRAGASADPADHIDPIALSGYGLLIGALVVTPIAQPWTLPWHVLGGEAAMGSRHVPAIGLALWMVLVSTVLAYLTGVASVSRLSAPVAAVVAFLEAVVATVLSWFLLGEHLSGPQLLGGALVLVGAFVAQTSRPSEPTTVVALGVEPVAPLTEHAPRERATAD, from the coding sequence ATGCACAGCCCTGCCTCCGCATCCGCGCGTTCCCATCGCAGTCTCGGCCTCAGCCTCGCGCTGGTCAGCGCCTTCGCCTTCGGCGGCTCCGGCGTGGCCGCCAAGCCGTTGATCGAGGCCGGGCTCAGTCCGCTGCAGGTCGTGTGGGTGAGGATGGCCGGATCCGCCCTCCTGCTGCTGCCGGTCGTCGTCCGCCACCGCGACCTGCCGCGGCGGAAGCCCTGGCTGCTGCTCGGCTTCGGACTGCTCGGCGTGACCCTCGTGCAGGTCTCCTACTTCTTCGCGATCTCCCGGGTTCCCGTCGCGATCGCCATGCTGCTCGAGTACCTCGGGCCGACCCTGCTGCTGGGCTACGTCCGCTTCGTGCAGCGACGCCCCGTGACCCGCGCGGCCGCGCTCGGCGCCCTGACCGCGACGGTCGGGCTCGCGCTCGTCGTGCAGGTGTGGACCGGGCTCGGCGGGCTGGATCCGCTCGGCGTGGTGTTCGGACTCTGCGCCGCCTGCTCGCAGGTGGGCTACTTCGTCATCTCCGAGAAGGCCGGTCGCGCCGGCGCCTCCGCCGATCCCGCCGACCACATCGACCCGATCGCCCTCAGCGGCTACGGCCTGCTGATCGGCGCCCTGGTGGTGACCCCGATCGCCCAGCCGTGGACGCTGCCCTGGCACGTGCTCGGCGGCGAGGCCGCCATGGGCTCGCGTCACGTGCCGGCGATCGGGCTCGCGCTGTGGATGGTGCTGGTCTCGACCGTGCTCGCGTACCTGACCGGGGTGGCCTCGGTGAGCCGGCTGTCCGCGCCGGTCGCGGCCGTGGTCGCGTTCCTGGAGGCCGTGGTGGCGACGGTGCTGTCCTGGTTCCTGCTCGGCGAGCACCTCTCCGGGCCGCAACTGCTCGGCGGCGCGCTCGTCCTGGTCGGCGCGTTCGTCGCACAGACCAGCCGTCCGTCCGAGCCCACGACCGTGGTCGCCCTCGGCGTCGAGCCCGTGGCCCCGCTCACCGAGCACGCGCCGCGCGAGCGGGCCACCGCGGACTGA
- a CDS encoding Lrp/AsnC family transcriptional regulator encodes MLDEGSAVLDAVDRRLLAELQEDARLSYNELSRRVNLSSPAVAERVRRLEAAGVLTGYHAEVDLGRAGRVVSALVQVQCYGPRCVLRDPAVAQWPEVLQLHRVTGGACCVLMVAVATMAEFEGLIDRLAEYGQPSSTMILSSPVRWRPVEPV; translated from the coding sequence GTGTTGGACGAGGGGAGTGCCGTGCTGGACGCGGTGGACCGGCGCCTGCTGGCGGAACTGCAGGAGGACGCCCGGCTCTCCTACAACGAGCTCTCCCGGAGGGTGAACCTCTCCTCCCCGGCGGTGGCCGAGCGGGTCCGCCGCCTGGAGGCGGCGGGCGTGCTGACCGGCTACCACGCCGAGGTCGACCTGGGTCGGGCCGGCCGGGTGGTCAGCGCGCTGGTGCAGGTGCAGTGCTACGGCCCGCGCTGCGTGCTGCGGGATCCGGCCGTGGCGCAGTGGCCGGAGGTGCTGCAACTGCACCGGGTCACCGGCGGCGCCTGTTGCGTGCTCATGGTGGCCGTGGCCACCATGGCGGAGTTCGAAGGTCTGATCGACCGGCTGGCCGAGTACGGGCAGCCGTCCAGCACGATGATTCTCTCGAGTCCGGTGCGTTGGCGGCCGGTCGAACCGGTGTGA
- a CDS encoding bestrophin-like domain — protein sequence MSWTDVFILLGTLAASAVALWLLQHFVPHRLRETHNDVAGFIFAAVGVMYAVLLAFVVIAVWQNLDSARQTTFKEADALAGVYWISREMPLPVGAELEHNALEYAHTVQDTEWPLMAEHRSSPQATQLVYAMRSEVFGYTPADSRQQVLYEHAVAHVEELASERRERLTEVGDSVPSILWVALIAGALLTVGFTYLFGLSNTLAHGLMVLTLTALVVVSLLLIKEMDFPFTGVTHVEPTAFEVFLSRLPPPR from the coding sequence GTGAGCTGGACCGACGTCTTCATCCTGCTCGGCACCCTCGCGGCGTCCGCCGTCGCGCTGTGGTTGCTGCAGCACTTCGTCCCGCACCGGCTGCGGGAGACGCACAACGACGTGGCGGGGTTCATCTTCGCCGCGGTCGGCGTGATGTACGCGGTGCTGCTGGCCTTCGTCGTGATCGCCGTCTGGCAGAACCTGGACTCCGCCAGGCAGACGACGTTCAAGGAGGCCGACGCGCTGGCAGGCGTCTACTGGATCTCCCGCGAGATGCCGCTGCCGGTCGGCGCGGAGCTGGAGCACAACGCGCTGGAGTACGCGCACACCGTCCAGGACACCGAGTGGCCGCTGATGGCGGAGCACCGCAGCAGTCCGCAGGCCACCCAACTCGTCTACGCCATGCGATCGGAGGTCTTCGGCTACACCCCGGCCGACAGCAGACAGCAGGTGCTCTACGAGCACGCCGTCGCCCACGTCGAGGAGCTGGCCTCCGAGCGGCGGGAGCGGCTGACCGAGGTGGGGGACTCGGTCCCTTCGATCCTCTGGGTGGCGCTGATCGCGGGCGCGCTGCTGACCGTCGGCTTCACCTACCTCTTCGGCCTCTCCAACACCCTGGCCCACGGGCTGATGGTGCTGACGCTCACCGCGCTGGTGGTGGTCTCACTGCTGCTGATCAAGGAGATGGACTTCCCGTTCACCGGCGTCACCCACGTCGAACCGACCGCATTCGAGGTGTTCCTGAGCAGACTTCCCCCGCCACGTTGA
- a CDS encoding GNAT family N-acetyltransferase — MQLSIRSYRPGDREDLYEICVRTGDNGADATSLYPDPRVLPDIFVGPYLAQEPELAFVVADTAGEDRALGYILGTSDTRRFVARYLAEWLPGVVDRYPDDGGRGSELRHPEVMLGPGVDEYPAHLHIDLLPQAQGQGLGRQLMRTFLGALRERGVLRVQLGMGVRNVAARAFYDRLGFTELARPVPGLVVLGRDTLMAGADSGR, encoded by the coding sequence ATGCAGCTGAGCATCCGCTCCTACCGACCGGGCGACCGGGAGGACCTGTACGAGATCTGCGTCCGCACCGGCGACAACGGTGCGGACGCGACCTCGTTGTACCCCGACCCGCGCGTCCTGCCGGACATCTTCGTCGGGCCGTACCTGGCCCAGGAGCCTGAACTGGCCTTCGTCGTCGCGGACACAGCGGGGGAGGACCGGGCGCTCGGCTACATCCTCGGCACCTCCGACACCCGCCGCTTCGTCGCGCGCTACCTCGCCGAGTGGCTTCCCGGCGTGGTCGACCGCTACCCCGACGACGGCGGCCGCGGCAGCGAGCTGCGGCACCCGGAGGTCATGCTCGGCCCCGGCGTCGACGAGTACCCCGCCCACCTGCACATCGACCTGCTGCCGCAGGCCCAGGGGCAGGGCCTGGGGCGGCAGTTGATGCGCACCTTCCTCGGCGCGCTGCGCGAGCGCGGGGTCCTGCGGGTGCAGCTGGGGATGGGCGTGCGCAACGTCGCGGCGCGCGCGTTCTACGACCGGCTCGGCTTCACCGAGCTGGCCCGGCCGGTGCCGGGCCTCGTCGTGCTCGGGCGCGACACGCTCATGGCAGGCGCGGATAGCGGGCGGTGA
- a CDS encoding SigE family RNA polymerase sigma factor produces MKADDERDYLEFAAARAGALYRSASLLSVGDPHLAEDLVQETLGRMYVHWRRVAGADNPAAYAHTVLARVFLSHRRRRSTAEHPTGQLPEGVAAEGDATLRLTLLDALARLRPRDRAVLVLRYWEDRSIEETAHTLRISAGAVRTQSSRALGRLREVLGDSLPDLARS; encoded by the coding sequence ATGAAGGCGGACGACGAACGGGACTACCTGGAGTTCGCCGCCGCGAGGGCGGGCGCGCTGTACCGGTCGGCGAGCCTGCTCAGCGTCGGTGACCCGCATCTGGCCGAGGACCTGGTTCAGGAGACGCTCGGGAGGATGTACGTCCACTGGCGTCGTGTCGCCGGAGCCGACAACCCCGCCGCGTACGCGCACACCGTGCTGGCGCGCGTCTTTCTCAGCCACCGCCGCAGACGAAGTACGGCGGAGCATCCCACCGGGCAGCTGCCGGAGGGGGTGGCGGCCGAGGGGGACGCCACCCTGCGGCTGACCCTGCTCGACGCACTCGCCCGGCTCCGCCCGCGCGACCGTGCGGTGCTGGTGCTCCGCTACTGGGAGGACCGCAGCATCGAGGAGACCGCGCACACACTCCGGATCAGTGCCGGAGCCGTGCGCACCCAGAGCTCACGCGCGCTGGGACGCCTCCGCGAGGTGCTCGGCGACTCTCTGCCGGACCTGGCCCGCTCCTGA
- a CDS encoding flavin reductase family protein, producing MYDAATTATTVPATAEASPEEFRAALGQLASGVVLVTAHDEDEGPRGEDVGMTATAFLSVSLEPPLVMVSVREDSRMEEVLGRVDRWAVSVLASDQRTTAARFAMKGRVSDRLLFAELPHRRGAESGAPLVDGALATVECRTVERIPAGDHVLVIGHVLSAHVGAPTGGPLTYFRGQYRHLA from the coding sequence GTGTACGACGCAGCGACCACCGCCACCACAGTCCCCGCGACCGCCGAGGCCTCCCCGGAGGAGTTCCGGGCCGCCCTCGGGCAGCTCGCCTCAGGCGTGGTCCTGGTGACCGCCCACGACGAGGACGAGGGGCCCCGGGGTGAGGACGTCGGCATGACCGCGACGGCGTTCCTCTCGGTGTCCCTGGAGCCGCCGCTGGTGATGGTTTCGGTCCGCGAGGACTCCCGGATGGAGGAGGTCCTCGGCCGGGTCGACCGCTGGGCGGTCTCCGTCCTGGCCTCGGACCAGCGGACGACCGCGGCGCGTTTCGCGATGAAGGGCCGCGTCTCGGACCGCCTGCTGTTCGCGGAGCTCCCGCATCGCCGCGGCGCGGAGTCGGGCGCCCCGCTGGTCGACGGCGCGCTGGCGACGGTGGAGTGCCGCACGGTGGAACGCATACCCGCGGGGGACCACGTCCTCGTCATCGGCCACGTCCTCTCCGCCCACGTCGGCGCCCCGACCGGCGGCCCCCTCACCTACTTCCGCGGCCAGTACCGCCACCTGGCCTGA
- a CDS encoding tryptophan 2,3-dioxygenase — protein MPATPASPTLDEATTPKVDFAEATTPYAAYAGIDTLHTLLQPRSKEPAETSFIVATQVMELLFGLIRHEWLRAQEAMRADDLTEAKAALRRGLDAQDVLVSSWDLLATMSPVEFSAFRPVLGEASGFQSYMYLHLEFMLGNKVERLLRLYAGHPHVHAELSRTLEAPSLYEDAVAVLERRGLDTTDPVAAWTAVYSDPATQDLQALGELLLDVAERVTRWRQRHLASVKRCMGSKPGTGGSSGLSWLRHAAEQDVFPDLWAVRNAL, from the coding sequence ATGCCTGCGACGCCCGCAAGCCCGACGCTCGACGAGGCGACCACACCCAAGGTCGACTTCGCCGAGGCCACCACCCCGTACGCCGCCTATGCCGGGATCGACACCCTGCACACCCTGCTGCAGCCCCGCAGCAAGGAGCCGGCCGAGACCTCGTTCATCGTCGCCACCCAGGTGATGGAGCTGCTGTTCGGCCTGATCAGGCACGAGTGGCTGCGCGCCCAGGAGGCCATGCGCGCCGACGACCTCACCGAGGCGAAGGCCGCGCTGCGCCGCGGCCTGGACGCGCAGGACGTGCTGGTCAGCTCCTGGGACCTGCTGGCGACCATGTCACCGGTGGAGTTCAGCGCGTTCCGGCCGGTGCTCGGCGAGGCCAGCGGCTTCCAGTCGTACATGTACCTGCACCTGGAGTTCATGCTCGGCAACAAGGTGGAGCGGCTGCTCCGGCTCTACGCGGGCCACCCGCACGTCCACGCCGAGCTGAGCCGGACACTGGAGGCGCCGAGCCTCTACGAGGACGCGGTCGCCGTGCTGGAGCGACGAGGGCTGGACACCACCGACCCGGTGGCCGCCTGGACCGCCGTCTACTCCGACCCGGCCACGCAGGACCTGCAGGCGCTGGGCGAGCTGCTGCTGGACGTCGCCGAGCGGGTCACCCGCTGGCGGCAGCGTCACCTCGCCTCGGTGAAGCGCTGCATGGGCTCGAAGCCGGGCACCGGCGGCTCCAGCGGTCTGAGCTGGCTGCGCCACGCCGCGGAGCAGGACGTCTTCCCCGACCTCTGGGCCGTCAGGAACGCCCTGTGA
- the arfB gene encoding alternative ribosome rescue aminoacyl-tRNA hydrolase ArfB has protein sequence MSTNPVAVTVRGVVVPDAELQWRFSRSSGPGGQHVNTSDSRVELRYALAASAALPPVWRERALERLADRLMDGAIVVHASEHRSQWRNREAAAVRLSALLAEAVAPPPRARRATKPSRGMIERRLENKRRTSLLKQTRRRPFD, from the coding sequence ATGTCCACGAACCCGGTCGCCGTCACCGTCAGGGGCGTCGTCGTCCCCGACGCCGAGCTGCAGTGGCGTTTCTCACGCTCCTCCGGCCCCGGCGGCCAGCACGTGAACACGAGCGACAGCCGGGTCGAGCTGCGGTACGCCCTGGCGGCGAGCGCCGCGCTCCCGCCGGTGTGGCGCGAGCGCGCGCTGGAACGGCTGGCGGACCGGCTGATGGACGGCGCGATCGTGGTCCACGCGAGCGAGCACCGGTCGCAGTGGCGCAACCGGGAGGCGGCGGCCGTCCGTCTGTCGGCGCTGCTCGCCGAGGCGGTCGCACCGCCACCCCGCGCCCGCCGCGCGACGAAGCCCTCCCGCGGCATGATCGAACGCCGCCTCGAGAACAAGCGCCGCACGTCGCTGCTGAAGCAGACCCGCCGCCGCCCCTTCGACTGA